A single genomic interval of Rhinatrema bivittatum chromosome 12, aRhiBiv1.1, whole genome shotgun sequence harbors:
- the MDFI gene encoding myoD family inhibitor — protein MRSRCSSDVPDTRKNPSSFYLQNSTLEPVTHNSDCQREKNEGPHQQEALKCLKNQTLTNAELRGSQKAVTGQPQPRSPLLHLGLGDSTDHSPLLHKSINPVSNLHNTNRGTGNGILSSNLISTSNSQKPHRKLQPHSSINSQSSKKSKSSSSQSPSEVQQDCCVHCILACLFCEFLALGNIILDCTTCGSGTSDESSCCCCCCGSGECADGDLPCDLDCGIVDACCESADCLEICMECCGLCFSS, from the exons ACACAAGGAAAAATCCAAGTTCTTTTTACCTACAAAATTCAACGCTAGAGCCCGTAACACACAATTCAGACtgccagagagagaaaaatgaggGACCGCACCAGCAGGAAGCACTCAAATGCCTCAAGAACCAGACTCTCACCAATGCAGAGCTCAGAGGAAGTCAAAAGGCTGTAACAG GTCAGCCACAGCCCAGGTCACCTTTGTTACATCTTGGCCTGGGCGACAGTACAGACCATTCACCTCTGCTACATAAAAGCATCAATCCAGTGTCAAACCTGCACAATACAAACAGAGGGACAGGGAATGGCATCTTATCCTCCAATCTCATCTCAACTAGTAACTCCCAGAAGCCTCATAGGAAGTTGCAGCCTCACTCATCCATCAACAGTCAGAGCAGCAAGAAAAGCAAATCCAGCTCATCTCAGAGCCCCAGTGAGGTCCAGCAAG ATTGCTGCGTTCACTGCATCCTGGCCTGCCTGTTCTGTGAGTTCCTGGCACTGGGTAACATTATCCTGGATTGCACCACCTGTGGATCTGGCACCTCAGATGagtcctcctgctgctgctgctgctgtggctctGGGGAATGTGCTGACGGTGACTTgccctgtgacctggattgtggCATTGTGGATGCCTGCTGTGAGTCTGCAGACTGCCTGGAGATCTGCATGGAATGCTGTGGCCTATGTTTTTCCTCGTGA